In the Blastocatellia bacterium genome, one interval contains:
- a CDS encoding MBL fold metallo-hydrolase: MAAIPKDAGSIILLKDPLDPQLLWVKRSARLAFMGGFHAFPGGQLDKEDLETPVAGCTGDEAWMRACAAREVFEEIGVLLAEGAKRLTVAQIADARRQLAAGEKTFLQILREHDLALSGDAMTAAGRWVTPPFAPRRFDTWFFLAWLPDNQEALVDAGELETAEWVRPAEALDRWQRGEIIMAPPTLHVIRTLAASPKQIEAWPARLTAIPEAQRGLVRRIEFRPGIFLFPVKTPTLPPATHTNCYIIGGDEIVIIDPASPYEEEQRELDQFIDALIGEGRRVREIILTHHHPDHTGGVEHLRRRLGAPVAAQRLTADRMARSLAVDRFIEDDEMIELPGEPGWRLRALHTPGHTRGHLCFYEENSGAIITGDLVVGFGTVVIDPPEGNMRQYFDSLHRLLALPKLSSLFPAHGPAIGNARHKLEEYVTHRTERENKILEAVRAGATSPEEIVPVAYTDVTPAMWGLAERSTMAHLEKLEEEGRVTHDSGGYCAVE, translated from the coding sequence ATGGCAGCGATACCGAAAGACGCAGGCTCAATCATCCTTCTTAAAGACCCGCTTGACCCGCAACTGCTGTGGGTCAAGCGGAGCGCCCGCCTCGCCTTCATGGGCGGCTTTCATGCCTTTCCCGGCGGCCAGCTCGACAAAGAAGATTTGGAAACGCCGGTCGCCGGCTGCACGGGCGACGAGGCGTGGATGCGCGCGTGTGCGGCGCGCGAAGTCTTTGAAGAGATCGGCGTGCTGCTGGCAGAGGGCGCAAAGCGATTGACCGTCGCACAGATTGCCGACGCCCGGCGTCAACTGGCGGCTGGCGAAAAGACATTTCTGCAAATCCTTCGCGAGCATGATCTCGCGTTGAGCGGCGACGCGATGACAGCAGCGGGCCGCTGGGTAACCCCGCCGTTTGCGCCGCGCCGCTTTGACACATGGTTTTTTCTGGCGTGGCTTCCCGACAATCAAGAAGCCCTGGTTGACGCGGGCGAGCTTGAGACCGCTGAATGGGTTCGCCCCGCCGAAGCTCTCGACCGCTGGCAGCGCGGCGAGATCATTATGGCGCCGCCGACCTTGCACGTCATCCGCACGCTGGCGGCGAGCCCAAAGCAAATCGAGGCGTGGCCGGCGCGACTGACGGCAATCCCTGAAGCGCAGCGCGGGCTGGTGCGCCGCATCGAGTTTCGCCCCGGCATCTTTCTCTTCCCCGTCAAGACGCCGACGCTGCCGCCGGCAACGCACACCAACTGCTACATCATCGGCGGCGACGAAATCGTGATCATCGATCCGGCTTCACCGTATGAAGAAGAGCAGCGCGAGCTCGATCAGTTCATTGATGCGCTGATTGGCGAAGGTCGGCGAGTGCGCGAGATCATCCTGACACATCACCACCCGGATCATACGGGCGGGGTCGAGCATTTGCGGCGGCGGCTCGGCGCGCCGGTCGCCGCTCAGAGATTGACCGCAGACCGCATGGCGCGCTCGCTTGCGGTTGACCGGTTCATTGAAGACGACGAGATGATCGAGCTGCCGGGGGAGCCCGGCTGGCGGCTGCGCGCCCTGCACACGCCTGGGCACACCCGCGGCCATCTCTGCTTTTATGAAGAGAACAGCGGCGCGATCATCACCGGCGATCTGGTTGTCGGCTTTGGCACGGTGGTCATCGATCCGCCCGAAGGCAACATGCGGCAGTATTTCGATTCCCTTCACCGCTTGCTGGCGTTGCCGAAACTGTCATCGCTTTTCCCGGCGCATGGGCCGGCTATCGGCAATGCGCGTCACAAGCTCGAAGAATACGTCACGCACCGCACCGAGCGCGAAAACAAGATACTCGAAGCGGTGCGCGCCGGCGCTACGTCGCCTGAAGAGATTGTGCCGGTGGCGTACACAGACGTGACGCCGGCGATGTGGGGCCTGGCCGAGCGCTCGACGATGGCGCACCTTGAAAAGCTCGAAGAGGAAGGCCGCGTCACGCACGACTCGGGCGGCTACTGCGCGGTAGAATGA
- a CDS encoding outer membrane lipoprotein carrier protein LolA, whose product MKRIKTAIVAAFIVAATLPNAKAAPDGQLDQILNNMQKAAAEIKTIYAKMEQVKRDREVGGTEKYSGEIFFKHVGKNNDKVFLKYSLPRGQKIWVVGDKIILYQEATGTAYISSRRAQAAKNGEYNFIATPYTSVPDLKRQYNIVHVGDEGGLAKLELTPKGKSSLQKLTLWVDQGNWLPTKYQVAEANNNVTTFTLTNLKTNGAISDRLFSADYPSGTKTVNR is encoded by the coding sequence ATGAAGCGAATCAAGACCGCCATAGTCGCGGCGTTTATTGTCGCCGCCACACTGCCGAACGCCAAGGCTGCGCCCGACGGCCAGTTGGATCAAATCCTCAACAACATGCAGAAGGCCGCCGCGGAGATCAAGACGATCTATGCGAAGATGGAGCAGGTGAAGCGCGACCGCGAAGTCGGCGGCACCGAAAAATATAGCGGCGAAATCTTTTTCAAGCACGTCGGCAAGAACAACGACAAAGTCTTCCTCAAATATTCCTTGCCCCGAGGCCAGAAGATATGGGTCGTCGGCGATAAGATCATCCTCTATCAAGAAGCGACCGGCACGGCTTACATCTCTTCGCGGAGAGCGCAGGCGGCAAAGAACGGCGAGTACAATTTCATTGCCACCCCCTATACTTCGGTGCCCGACCTGAAGCGCCAGTACAACATCGTTCACGTCGGCGACGAAGGCGGCCTGGCCAAGCTGGAGTTGACGCCGAAAGGCAAATCGTCTTTGCAAAAGCTGACGCTGTGGGTGGATCAGGGGAACTGGCTGCCGACAAAATATCAGGTCGCCGAAGCGAACAACAACGTGACGACCTTCACGTTGACCAACTTGAAAACCAATGGGGCGATCTCGGATCGCCTGTTCAGTGCCGACTACCCATCCGGCACAAAGACCGTGAACCGCTAG
- a CDS encoding AAA family ATPase: MDRITIPRNTLVLLVGPAGCGKSSFAARHFWPTQIVSSDHCRAVICDDPANQNVTPLAFDLMHSIIEMRLRLGRLTIADATSLKREDRRPLVRLARRARFNSAAIVFNLPLEVCLARNQRRQRVVPDDAIAAQHELLLETLPMISREGFGYVWVLDEVAASNVSVKVTRWTNRRPVLPARS; encoded by the coding sequence TTGGACAGAATCACGATTCCGCGAAACACGCTCGTCTTGCTGGTCGGCCCGGCGGGGTGCGGCAAGTCGAGCTTTGCCGCCCGCCACTTCTGGCCGACACAGATTGTCTCTTCAGACCATTGCCGAGCGGTGATCTGCGATGATCCGGCCAATCAGAATGTCACGCCGCTCGCTTTCGATTTAATGCATTCGATTATCGAGATGCGCCTGCGACTCGGACGCCTGACCATTGCCGACGCGACCAGTCTCAAACGCGAAGACCGCCGCCCGCTGGTGCGCCTGGCGCGACGGGCCAGATTCAATAGCGCCGCCATTGTTTTCAATCTGCCGCTCGAAGTCTGCCTGGCGCGCAACCAGCGCCGCCAGCGCGTTGTCCCTGACGACGCCATCGCAGCTCAACATGAGTTATTGCTCGAAACGCTTCCGATGATCTCACGCGAAGGCTTCGGCTACGTCTGGGTATTGGACGAAGTCGCCGCGTCGAATGTGAGCGTGAAGGTCACGCGTTGGACTAATCGCCGGCCTGTGTTGCCGGCGCGGTCATAA
- a CDS encoding ABC transporter ATP-binding protein, giving the protein MKPVLETIDLKMIYHVGKVDVPALRGVNMQIREGEYVAIMGPSGCGKSTFLHIVGGMLQPTSGRVIIGGEDLTEMSDAARTDVRRRKIGFVFQRFNLFPTLSAEGNLKLAERIHDKERNGQGDAARRREVLRLLRLEDKMHHKPLELSGGEQQRVAIARAIITRPAILLADEPTGNLDTENSQVVLDMLRNLNKEFGQTIVMITHNPEAARLTDRIIEMRDGQVVSASVRTEGGER; this is encoded by the coding sequence ATGAAACCAGTTTTAGAAACCATTGACCTGAAGATGATCTACCACGTCGGCAAGGTGGACGTGCCGGCCTTGCGCGGCGTCAATATGCAGATACGCGAAGGCGAATACGTCGCCATCATGGGGCCGTCGGGCTGCGGCAAATCAACCTTCCTGCACATCGTCGGCGGCATGCTACAGCCGACTTCGGGGCGTGTCATTATCGGCGGCGAAGACCTTACCGAAATGAGCGACGCGGCGCGCACAGACGTTCGCCGTCGCAAGATCGGCTTCGTCTTCCAGCGCTTCAACCTCTTCCCGACGCTTTCAGCCGAAGGTAATCTCAAGCTCGCCGAGCGCATCCACGACAAGGAACGCAATGGCCAGGGCGACGCGGCGCGGCGGCGCGAAGTCTTGCGCTTGCTGCGGCTCGAAGACAAGATGCACCACAAGCCGCTTGAGCTGTCGGGCGGCGAGCAGCAGCGCGTCGCGATTGCGCGCGCCATCATCACGCGCCCGGCTATCTTGCTGGCCGACGAGCCGACCGGTAACCTGGACACAGAGAATTCGCAGGTCGTTTTGGATATGCTGCGCAACCTCAATAAAGAATTCGGCCAGACGATTGTGATGATCACCCATAACCCTGAGGCTGCCCGGCTGACGGATCGGATTATCGAGATGCGCGACGGCCAGGTAGTTTCGGCCAGTGTCCGGACCGAAGGAGGTGAGCGATGA
- a CDS encoding PIN domain-containing protein yields MNAVDTNVLIYVHDPRDPVKQAIANSLVHSLSDGVLLWQVACEFIAASRKLAPYGFSRDKAWQELNMLQALWATKLPRWAVLQRAETLQNRYNLSIWDAMIVAACLEGGVAYLYSKDFGAYSQIESLTLINPFKTP; encoded by the coding sequence ATGAACGCCGTTGATACGAACGTATTGATTTATGTTCATGATCCGCGTGACCCAGTGAAACAGGCCATTGCCAATTCCCTGGTACACTCACTCTCTGATGGCGTATTACTCTGGCAGGTCGCCTGTGAGTTCATTGCGGCAAGCAGAAAGCTCGCGCCTTATGGGTTCAGCCGAGACAAGGCATGGCAAGAACTAAATATGCTTCAAGCACTCTGGGCGACGAAGTTGCCCCGGTGGGCGGTGCTGCAAAGAGCCGAAACGCTGCAAAACAGATATAATCTTTCTATTTGGGATGCGATGATTGTCGCCGCGTGCCTGGAAGGCGGCGTGGCCTATCTTTATTCTAAAGACTTCGGTGCGTACTCGCAGATTGAAAGTTTGACGCTCATCAATCCTTTCAAGACACCATAA
- a CDS encoding antitoxin family protein has translation MSHTIKAVYHNGAFIPQEPCDLPEGVQVEVVVSDPYTIPPQITDPKEREKVMAELLKRMSENPIPENAPRFTRDELHERR, from the coding sequence ATGAGTCACACGATCAAAGCCGTCTATCACAACGGCGCTTTCATTCCGCAAGAGCCTTGTGACCTGCCCGAAGGCGTCCAGGTAGAAGTGGTGGTCAGTGATCCCTACACAATTCCGCCGCAGATTACCGATCCGAAAGAGCGGGAAAAAGTGATGGCAGAATTGCTAAAGAGAATGAGCGAGAATCCAATTCCAGAAAACGCGCCGCGTTTCACAAGAGATGAGCTACATGAACGCCGTTGA